In Fervidobacterium sp., a single window of DNA contains:
- the xseA gene encoding exodeoxyribonuclease VII large subunit, translated as MESIPFKYNDSQIIEFSTLRDFMEYVESRLKETDFMKTRYKFSADVVKVKPYNGSLYITVSQETTDGKKTELTVIIWKNLTRTILDTLGLKSPDELEHKKWEFQGRLSFYSDRAQLSFWADSVLPQGESDILKRRQKIKQLLKKEGLLTEVLHELTELEPIKCIAVISSKTAQGYFDFLSNLLVPDTMRPVVHLYESSMQGATTAEEVISALNRIELFCRESMIKYDVIVIIRGGGGPSDLMYFDDYNLARRIAYMNEFIPVLTGIGHEKDETIPDFVAWRRFPTPTAVAKEISNQLKGYLNLTETNYREIRQLILNRIEVVATRIGRDTKTVLEDIFNKNLAKMYKELAKDSETIYNLFSISEYEKLLSKNFLESLSNNIDFHIEKINKTFKQDSELLSRTIQMEIQLQKQRIDNLQSLSEILEKTYVSTMSVIETQREDLMKIGGPFSAFLFGGAVVTKDGTIVQGKKHLSQNDLVILNFLDGSVGARIEKINRD; from the coding sequence ATGGAAAGTATACCATTCAAATATAACGATTCACAGATTATTGAATTTTCAACACTAAGAGATTTTATGGAGTACGTTGAATCCAGACTCAAAGAAACAGATTTTATGAAAACAAGATACAAATTTTCTGCAGATGTGGTTAAGGTAAAACCGTATAATGGTTCACTTTATATAACTGTTTCCCAAGAAACAACAGACGGCAAAAAGACAGAGTTAACTGTTATAATATGGAAAAACCTTACGCGTACGATTTTAGATACACTGGGTTTAAAAAGTCCAGATGAGTTGGAACACAAGAAATGGGAATTTCAAGGAAGGTTGTCATTTTACTCTGATAGAGCCCAACTTAGTTTTTGGGCAGATTCTGTACTACCACAAGGAGAATCTGATATACTGAAAAGAAGACAAAAGATAAAGCAATTGTTAAAAAAAGAGGGATTATTAACGGAAGTCCTACATGAATTAACCGAACTTGAACCAATTAAATGTATAGCCGTGATTTCATCTAAGACAGCACAAGGATATTTTGACTTTTTGTCTAACCTCCTTGTGCCTGATACTATGCGTCCTGTTGTACACTTGTACGAATCTTCGATGCAAGGTGCAACCACCGCTGAGGAAGTAATCTCGGCATTGAATAGGATAGAATTGTTTTGCAGAGAATCTATGATAAAATATGATGTTATAGTTATAATTCGTGGTGGTGGTGGTCCAAGCGATTTGATGTACTTTGACGACTATAACTTGGCACGTCGTATTGCTTATATGAATGAATTTATTCCGGTACTGACCGGAATAGGACATGAAAAGGATGAAACGATACCAGATTTTGTCGCTTGGCGCAGGTTCCCTACACCAACAGCGGTTGCAAAAGAAATATCAAATCAGTTAAAAGGTTACCTTAACCTGACAGAAACAAACTACAGAGAAATAAGGCAATTAATTCTCAACAGAATAGAAGTTGTAGCAACAAGAATTGGTAGAGATACCAAGACAGTTCTCGAAGATATATTTAATAAAAATCTTGCCAAAATGTATAAAGAGCTAGCAAAAGACAGTGAAACAATCTATAACTTGTTTTCTATAAGTGAATACGAAAAGTTGCTTTCAAAAAACTTTTTAGAATCATTATCTAATAACATAGATTTCCATATTGAAAAGATAAACAAAACATTTAAGCAGGACAGTGAATTATTATCAAGGACCATACAAATGGAAATCCAACTACAAAAGCAAAGAATTGACAATTTACAAAGTCTATCGGAAATTCTTGAAAAAACATACGTTTCTACGATGAGTGTAATTGAAACTCAGAGGGAAGATTTGATGAAAATAGGTGGGCCATTTTCAGCATTCTTATTTGGTGGAGCTGTGGTTACAAAAGATGGGACAATTGTACAAGGCAAAAAGCATTTATCACAAAATGATCTTGTGATACTTAATTTCTTAGACGGTAGTGTTGGTGCTAGGATTGAAAAAATCAATAGAGATTAA
- a CDS encoding exodeoxyribonuclease VII produces the protein MELKDIQDVLKLKEEDIDKLQFRELLEIVEFIKSKFLSSELEIEKQMQLYSKAITLLMKAREKLSLIKKEKEEIDRKYEEFIKNIEE, from the coding sequence ATGGAGTTAAAGGATATACAGGATGTGTTAAAGCTCAAAGAAGAAGATATAGATAAGCTTCAATTTAGAGAACTTTTAGAAATTGTTGAGTTCATAAAATCAAAGTTTTTGTCTTCTGAACTTGAAATAGAAAAGCAAATGCAACTTTACTCTAAGGCTATAACGTTACTGATGAAAGCAAGAGAAAAACTTTCGTTGATAAAAAAAGAAAAGGAAGAAATAGACAGAAAGTATGAAGAGTTCATTAAAAATATCGAAGAATAA